The following proteins are encoded in a genomic region of Mustela erminea isolate mMusErm1 chromosome 3, mMusErm1.Pri, whole genome shotgun sequence:
- the FBLL1 gene encoding rRNA/tRNA 2'-O-methyltransferase fibrillarin-like protein 1, with protein sequence MKSASSSRGGGSGGRGGGSWGWGGGRGGGGKGGGGDGGPGGKSGFGARARGFGGGGGGGGGGRGRGRGGGDSRDRGGSGQRRGGVGKTKNRRRKCANTVTVEPHRHEGVFIYRGAEDALVTLNMVPGQSVYGERRVTVTEGGVKQEYRTWNPFRSKLAAAILGGVDQIHIKPKSKVLYLGAASGTTVSHVSDIIGPDGVVYAVEFSHRAGRDLVNVAKKRTNIIPVLEDARHPLKYRMLIGMVDVIFADVAQPDQSRIVALNAHTFLRNGGHFLISIKANCIDSTASAEAVFASEVRKLQQENLKPQEQLTLEPYERDHAVVVGVYRPLPKSSSK encoded by the coding sequence ATGAAGTCTGCCTCCAGCTCACGCGGGGGTGGGTCGGGTGGCCGTGGGGGTGGtagctggggctggggcggggggcggggaggagggggcaagGGAGGAGGAGGCGATGGCGGCCCTGGGGGCAAGAGCGGTTTTGGCGCGCGGGCGCGTGGCTTtggcggcggtggcggtggcggtggcggcggccggggccgggggcgcggAGGGGGGGACAGTAGGGACCGTGGTGGCAGCGGGCAGCGGCGTGGCGGTGTGGGCAAAACCAAAAACCGCCGCAGGAAGTGCGCTAATACTGTGACGGTGGAGCCACACAGGCACGAAGGCGTCTTCATCTATCGTGGAGCAGAGGACGCGCTCGTCACGCTGAATATGGTGCCGGGCCAGTCGGTGTACGGCGAGCGGCGGGTCACTGTGACAGAGGGCGGTGTGAAACAAGAGTACCGCACATGGAACCCCTTCCGCTCCAAGCTGGCAGCGGCCATCCTGGGCGGGGTCGACCAGATTCACATCAAGCCCAAGTCCAAAGTGCTGTACCTGGGCGCTGCCTCAGGGACCACGGTCTCTCATGTCTCTGACATCATCGGCCCGGACGGCGTGGTCTACGCAGTTGAATTCTCCCACCGCGCTGGCCGCGATCTGGTGAACGTGGCCAAGAAGAGAACCAACATCATCCCGGTTCTGGAAGATGCCCGGCACCCGCTCAAGTACCGCATGCTTATAGGGATGGTGGACGTGATCTTTGCCGACGTGGCCCAGCCTGACCAGTCTCGGATAGTGGCTCTGAATGCCCACACCTTCCTGCGCAATGGGGGCCACTTTCTCATTTCCATCAAGGCCAACTGCATCGACTCCACTGCATCTGCGGAGGCGGTGTTTGCTTCCGAGGTGAGGAAGTTGCAGCAGGAGAACTTAAAGCCCCAAGAGCAACTGACCCTGGAGCCCTACGAGAGGGACCACGCTGTGGTCGTGGGCGTGTACCGGCCCCTTCCCAAGAGCAGCAGCAAGTAG